The genomic region GCTCTgctcaaaaaaaaataattaggagTTTATGGCACTGGGAAATATTGTCAGTTTAGATGTTAGGAGCCATGcagttttgtttgggtttttttaaaatgaatttctACTCGAACATCGTCAGAAAAAAATTCgctaatttcattttaaaatgaacttCAAAGACCCCaaataatcaataaaatatattaaagtcTTTTCTAGCCAAGGATAAAGAAATTCCTAATTTCCCTTCTCCAGACCTGGGGTTAAGCCAGAGTTATTTCTCTAAAACAGCACTTTCTCAAAATTGGAGCTGTGCCCCTCCCTGCTTAGCCCTCCTGAACTTCTCTGCAAGAACTGGGAACCCTAAGCCGTTCGCCAAAGCCCGAGATCTCGGGAGTGGAGATGCTTGAACCTTTTTCTAAAGCAAGGAGCCCGGAGCTTTTCCCCAAGGACCCGGGCCACCTGTCTCTGGGATCCCTCTGTAAGGACTGGGATGGAGCCCGGATCCTTCAATCTCTTTGCAGTgattgtgacccccccccccctgaacatTTCTGCAAGCTCTGTGGCCGCTGACCTTCCGTTTTCCAAGACCAAAGCCCATAAACACCTTTTTCTGGACAGGGGGAATGGGAAACAGCCTGCTACTGGATACATTTGCGGGTTCAGCGCCCGCAATATTCTCTCTGGCACCAGGGCATTTCAGACGGATGATGCTCCAGCCCGCATCAGGCATAGTTTTGCAATTTGATTTTCTacgggattttatttattttttttttattttggctttgTGTTGCGTGCGTGTgcattcttctgtcttctttccacTGGCACCTTTAAAATATCCCATTTACCTTTGAAGAGCAAATCCTTCACGAAAGGTTTGCAAGAGAAATCCACCCTTAGCCCGCCGTGCCAACTCTTAGCATTGTTTGTATAATCGTGCTTGCCTCTCTGTTTGCAAAGGTGGTTTCTTTTTAATTGTTATTTCTTGAGGGTGCGCAAAGGAGTTTACGCAACCTCGCTCTAGCGTGCCAGGGTTTTCTGCAGCTTGGCTCCTTTCGCTCCCACGTGACGGGAGGAGACCGCCAATCAGCgcgcagggagttccatataaaCGCTGGCGGGGCGAAGTGGCGCTGATCTTCAGGCAACCCAGGAGACAGCAGCTCACGGAGCCTGgaggagagagcagggggggggccagctccaaaaaaaaataataaataaaggcaAGGTAAGGAGAGTATCACAAGCACTTCAAACCGTAATGCAAAACCAGCCGTACAGGCAATGCGCTTCTGGTAACCCAAGCATAATTATTTCAGTAAGTCAGATCAGATTTATTCTTACTGTAAATGCATGGGAAAGGGAAGTAGATTTGCTCTGAGGTTATTCtttaaagtgtaaaaaaaaatgaatgatatTATAGATGAGTTAAGTATCATGGTTAAGTTTACACTCAATTAATCACTACAACTCTGTCTACTGGGAGCACCACCTGAGAATTTTCCTGAGGAAAAATGTCTTCTAATAGCTAGAAGATGCATATTATGCAAATGACTAGATGATACAGCACCTAATGGAGCAATGTGGAGAATACAACTGCAAGAAATGATGGTAATGGAACGTTTGTCTGGACAAGATGGCAAACCAGAGGTGGGAGAAATTTCTGCAAATATGGCAATCCTATATTATAATAGGCTACCAAATAAAATTTTGCAATATGTTCTTTAATACTTatccaatgaaaaataaaattagcaacATTTTTGGATTTAAACCATTAATAGTGATAGGTCTATCTATTTAAATATAAAACTAAGTTCTTATTTATGGTAATGATTAGCATTTACATAGAATtgacaaaaaatacaaatacatttgaGCTAtgttaccttttcttttctttttggagaaTGATGGGGGTGAGGGATGGGAATTCATTAGTTTTTATAGATCTTATATTAATACttttactatttaaaaaatagaacttaaaaaagaaaggagggaatAATAATATAGTTAGGATTAACTATATAAGTGTTATTAAACTTGTTCTAATTGTTAGAGTAAATATTGATACTGTGTGATATATTTATCACCTGCTCACTGCAATTTGTAacgattttatatttaaatactaataaaaatgactgaacataaaaaaaacccaaatgacTGATTTGATAGCAAGTCTGCTGGGAGATTAGGATGTCTGCCTGAGTAGGTTGCTGGCTTTCATTGTGGTGGGATTGGTTCAAAGTAGAGCAATGGCTATTTTGGAGCAGGCATTGACAGGACCAGAATCTCTGGTGCTGGGTCAGTTAGATTATTAAGTTGACCTCTTGTTTTTCAGCCTCGTCAGCAACATTtgcatttagggggtgggggttgtgTAGATGGTTGCCTTCGTATTCTATATTGCAATTATTTTGGATTCATTACTTGCTTGAGGCAGAGTCTTTGTTCTGAATGGTTCATCAAGTCTTGTAGGAAGACTTGGCATCTGTTCACGGTGCTGCAAGGTGAGGTTGGATATTTGCTTTGCTGAGTTTGTTATAGATGCAGCGAGCCATAATATTCACGAGTGGTGTACTTGGTAACATTGGTTAGCTTAAAGCAGAGATAATATTTTCTCCCCaacttctctcctttcctccttcccctttgttaTCTTCCTTTCTGAAGGAATAAAAGTAGTCTTATGAGATCTCCATGACTGCCTGGGTACCCCCAAATTTTCAGGTCATGTTAGGGGGCTGAAGAGGATGCTGACGGGATATTTGTTTGCGTGTTCATACATGTACACAGATGCATGCATCTGGAGAAGTAGAATCCATTAGTTCTGCATGAAACTTCTTTTATCTCCTTGGATAACACTGTCATCCTCCCAACCCCTCTAGTCCACAATCACGGGGGTCCTCTTCAGCTCTTCTCTCACTTTCTCCCCTTTCTACTCCACACACATGATTCTCTATACAAACACCAAAATCTGTCCTCTACCATCTGAATACACTGCCAAAACTGTTATCTACTCTCTGACCATCTCCTGCTTAGACTGCTGTAATCTGCTACCCATTGAACCAGGTCTCCACTTCCATCCAGCTGAGATCCCATCCCAACTCCGGCCTCACACAGCTCTACtctgtatgtgtgtaaatttatgtgcatactgctgtgtatgtgtgtaactgtatttgctagggatgtgaatcgttttaggacgattaaaattatcgtccgataattttaatatcgtcttaaaccgttatggaacacaatacaatagagattctaacgatttatcgttataaatcgttagaatcgtgagccggcacactaaaaccccctaaaacccaccccccaccctcccgaaccccccccaaatgacttaaataacctgcgggtccagcggcggtccggaacagcagcggtccggaacgggctcctgcatcttgttgtcttcagccggcgccattttccaaaatggcgccgaaaaatggtggcggccatagacgaacacgattggacggcaggaggtccttccggacccccgctggacttttggcaagtctcgtgggggtcaggaggccccccacaagctggccaaaagttcctggaggtccagcgggggtcagggagcgatttcccgccgcgaatcgttttcgtacggaaaatggcgccggcaggagatcgactgcaggaggtcgttcagcgaggcgccggaaccctcgctgaacgacctcctgcagtcgatctcctgccggcgccattttccgtacgaaaacgattcgcggcgggaaatcgctccctgacccccgctggacctccaggaacttttggccagcttgtggggggcctcctgacccccacgagacttgccaaaagtccagtgggggtccggaaggacctcctgccgtccaatcgtgttcgtctatggccgccaccatttttcggcgccattttggaaaatggcgccggctgaagacaacaagattcaggagcaggagcccgttccggaccgctgccgttccggaccgccgctggacccgcaggttatttaagtcatttggggggggttcgggagggtgggggatttaatttaaagggtcgggggtgggttttagggggtttttaatgtgccggttttgcgattttttcgatttttcacgatttttcacgatattttacccccccaaacggcaacaatacgattccctccccctcccagccgaaatcgatcgttaagacgatcgaggacacgattcacatccctagtatttgcaTATAGGCAGAGTAAAGCACTGTTTAAGCcacataaatggttttgaaattTGCCCCCTTAAGTGCAGGGGCTCAGCTGCGACTGGTCCTATAAAAATATAGGGGATTAGTTTCCTGATATATGAGCCCATTGGGAAAACTATGTAAGGAGGATTAAACAACCTGCAACCCCCCAGTTATGTATTTATATCCTAGAAACTGGAACCAGGTTGTACAGTGaattctgggttgtttttttcagCTCTATTCTTTGTTTATAAAATGGCATAATGCTCAGTCTTCTAAATATGAATGTATCAGCTTCTTGGCTCTTTTTCCCCCTTTACACCTTATTTCTAGGTCTCCTGAACTTTGTGCTATTGAATTTTTATGTTTTGGAATAGGAGATGTGCACCTTTTTTTTATGATGAATACAGCCCATGCTTCAGCTGGCCACACTATATTCACAGCATATGTCTTAGGCTGATGCTTGCTTAGGTTCTGGAAAAGATTGGCACTACCATGCCCCAGTTTATTTAAAATCCTACCTGTGGAAGTGGCTGAGCACTGGATTGAACTGTCCACAGATTTTTACAACACTGCCACTATTTATCTCACCCTTTATAACAGCACTCTACAGCAGGACACTTTCCAATGAATTACGTACAGGTATAGTGAGTCCCTACCCCAGAAAGGGCAACTCTCAAATGCATTTCTATGGGTAACACAATGTTTTGTCCTTAGAAATGGCCCTTTACAAAACTGCTCACCTGCTCTGTCCCATTTGTATATAAATTTACCGACTGAGCAGAGGCGTTCTTTGAGacggagttagggaggagtttgaaCTTGGCGTGCACACTTTTGGGCATACATTTTCTGCACATATAATACTGGGTGGAATTTTGTGCAGGTAGTCTTGGTGGGATAATTTCCAAAGTGGACTTAATGTGCGTAGGCCTGTTTTGAAAATCGGTATAACTTATGTGCGTTTTTGATGCTTAACTTAGGAAGACTGTTTGAAAACAGTCCTCTTACTGTGGAAACACAAGAAGAGGTTTCAAATACTCCTGTGTAAAATTGGTGAATGTCTCTCCTCAGTGCATGTTAGGAAGGTAAAGTCTgggcttcatggagcagctgatcctGGAACCTATGAGAAGAGGAGCCACTTTAGATCCAGTTCTTAGTGCAATGCAAGACTGTTGCAAGAGGTGACTGTGATGAAACCAattggtaatagtgatcacaacTCGATTACACTGCACAGACTTGCTGAAGGAAGGACAGCTGGcaggttcctcctgctcctttgagcttccaggGCTAGGACCTGgctccttcattcacaactagctGGTGatttctctcaccccccccccccccacccccccattttaTATCCCTTTTTACCTTTAGGCAGTCACTGAACTGAACAGCATTTAGCTGGAGGCCAGGCTCCTTCATGAACGCTGCAGTCAGGTCCTGTGTCCAGTCCCTGCCCCCTAGGGGCTGTGCATGTTGTCTCCACAGGAATAAACTCTTTCAAGTACGTAAAAAAGCAAGAAGCATATGAATCAGAGTAAAAGAGATGCTCAGGAAAAATAAGGCCATAGTAGAAAAGTTAAATGCATTAATggtgtgcatttatttttaaacgaCCTGAAAAATGTGACGAAGCCCACTCCTTTCATTCGAAAAGCCTCATAATTTGTTTTAGCATTTGACTTGTATCAAAGTCACTAGGAAAACAAAATCCTGAACTATTGCAGTCACCTTCCCCTGAGTTCCCTCCTATCCTCCTTCCACAGATGTTTCCACTGTGGAAAGCAGCAGGAGTGATCAACAGTCATTCACGCTACGTTGGTTCCAGTTCAAAAATggtatcagcaccattttgttggacagccatgCAACATATGGCCAAGAAACAAAATAGCGCCGTCCCTGGGACCCCCGAGTCTGGTGCTATTTAATTGTATGGCTGTATGATAAAATGGCACTGCTGCCATCTTTAATCCAGCGCacatggggcaggagtgactgcgGATTATTCCCCCTCCTTTCTACATTGGATTCCTGTGGAAGGAGTAAGTGTGGTTAGGATAGCGAGGTAGGTGAGGAGACAATTTGTTTCTCTTTAATTTTCTTTgggggttttattttgtttcagcaaatgaaacaaacctaaataaaaattaaatgaatcagaattaaaaaaaaaccccaatcattGTTCCTTGCTCATCCctaaaattaattattttgttttggtcttCCCTgcagaggatgttgaggagatacaaAGAATGGTTTTGGTATGGGTAATGTAATGGTTCAGAGGAGCTGAGGTGAATTGCACTGAATCTGGGAACAGTACTAGAACAAagtgacaaactaaatagtagtgTAAGGAGAGGCAGCTCCAGTCCTCCATTGCCACaagctggttgggttttcaggatatttattctgaatattcatgagatgcacttgcatgcaatggaagaaatacatgcaaatacatctcatgaatattcattgtggatatattgaaaatctgactgacttTCAGCACTCAAGGGCTAAAGTTGCCTACTCTTGTAGTAGGAAATCAGGACCTGATATTCAGCCTGAAGGACATCAAACATGTATGTGAGATCTGGAGGGTAACCAGTGTAATaccaattcttaaaaaaaaaaaaaaaaaaaagactccaggaAATAGTTACCATATTCATAATTTTTACTCTGGTTAATTTGGCTCTAAATTGTTTTTACTACTGTTTCTTCCAACATCAAACCGATTGAGGAAATGGTGTAGTCATATCCTCAGCAATAGCCAGTCAGATACTTCCTTGAATACCTGcctcaaattttatttaaaataaaatttataaatgaaGAGCAGATCATGCTTCTTGCAATAAACATGCTTTCTATAGGGACATGCAAAAATTATGAGAACAATTAGTCTTACCTTTTTAATAAAATGTCCAGCTTAGAGAAGTTTCCAATTAGGACAAGAACTAGTAAACATCAAAGCGTATATGCATGAGATGGTTCTGTGCTTGCTTCTGAAGTGGCCTGGGCCAGCTTGTCAACCAGCTGCATTATTTCATGTTGTAAACATTTCATTGACACAAACATTTCCTTACTTGCCTTAGGGATAAAGTTCAAACTAGAGTAAGCTAATTATTGTAAATATAGTGGTTTCATAATTAAACATTGTGGGATGACAATGGGTGTAGATAATTCCCGGTATCTACATGTGCTCCATGACATCATGTTAGAGTGGTGACCGGGTGTTTTAAATGGAGAGAGATCAAAAGTGATCCCAAATCCAGCAGCTAATCCAGACATTTGCCCCTGGGCAGGGTTTACTGGGTTGTGATCACCACTCACAGTACCACGAACCTACGAAATTAAATGACGATCCATAGTGATTTGTGAACCTCACCATTTTTACCTGCATTTGCATTATCTAataatacacacatgcactcagacaaatataataaacataataCATCACAAAGGGCCCACTAACAAAAATAATTTCCTATTAAAAATATCAAACACACCATACATCCATATTCACtcacatatatactaaaaaccACAACCCcctccctgcaaaaaaaaaaaaaaaaaaagtaactgattgcttgctgctgcttctttgaCAAATTTGTGAGAGTGGAATTCAAATTTTGATCTGCTGACTTGTTTTGATCTGAACATGTGTGTAGCAACAGGACACATTCTTAATAGCAGGGATACACTATGTAAATAAGTATAGGCTTGTATTTGTAGAATAAGTGTGGTACAGAAAGGATATCATTATTCCTGCTATGAAATTTTTGAGTGATCTGATTTTTGTCATCTGACaaacatagttaaaaaaaattgtttggctATTGATTAACATGCCagtaattccttttttttttattagaagtAAATGTAGTGATAACATTTTTTTGGCTACTGGTCAATAAGCCAGTAATCCCTTGGGTTTTTTctggtgtgtgtatgaatgtatggTGTGGttaatcattttaattttttgttaatGGACTCTTTGCGATGTGCtattatgtttattatatttGTCTTACTACATTTTTGTATTTAGTAGGTGGCTAAACATTTCTCATTTTGTTAAACTATAACATTCCAAAAAAAGTGTGTTataaatttgatttgttttttaaaaggggttgGTGTTTGGATAAGTATATGTATATTGGAATTTTGTATAATAAACTATGATTGTTTTTCATTGTATGATATCTTTATTGCAttatatttcatattttggttACTATGTGATTTATTaatgtattaaaatattttttgggagGAATTGTAATGCATAtcaaagtttaatttttttttctcttttcagagatTCTCAAGCTTCACAAATAAGCGAAGATGCCTAGCTTTGTGTTGTCAGCATTGGAAAGCAAAATCTCCATTTCTGCTACAGAGATCCTTATTGCTTcacttgtcttcagcctgctcttctTGATAGTCAGACTTTTCAAGGAGAAGATCCCCAAAGGGTTAAAGAAGATACCTGGACCATGGCCTTTCCCAGTGATTGGCAATATGCTAGAATTAGGCAAGAACCCTCACTTGAGCTTGACCAAGATGAGTCAAACCTATGGtgatgtgatgcaaattcagattGGCACCAGGCCTGTATTGGTGCTGAGTGGGCTGGACACACTCAAGCAGGCCCTCATAAAGCAAGGCGAGGACTTTTTAGGCCGTCCTCACTTACACACATTCAGTTTAATTGGCGATGGCCAAACCTTGACATTCAGTTCTGATTCAGGGGAGATATGGAAGATTCGCAGAAGTTTTGTTCAGAATGCACTGAGGACTTTTTCAACCTCGCCATGTGCCACCTCCACTTGTTCTTGCCTGATAGAGGAGCATATTTGTAAGGAAGCAGAGTATCTAGTGACAAAATTCCTGAAGCTAATGGAAGAGAGGGGTAGCTTTGACCCTTTCAGGTATCTGGTAGTCTCAGTGGCAAATGTTGTATCTGCCATGTGCTATGGTAGACGCTACAGCCATGATGATCAAGAGCTGCTGAGCCTAGTGAATTTGACAAATGAATTTGGGAAAGCAGCTGGCTCTGGAAACCTAGTAGATTTCATCCCCATGCTTAGGTATCTTCCCAGCCAGACCATGAAAGCCTTCGTGGATGTTAACAAGAGATTCCAAGTGTTTGTACAGAAGATTGTCAACGAACATTATAAGAGTTTTGATAAGGTAAGAGCAAGAGACTATCATGTATAACAAGTTTCCACTTTCATTCCTTTGGCCTGAACTGTATGATTATTTGGCATTACTTTTCACTGCCACTTTTTCTATGGGCCTCTCCTTATctttctgatttgtttaaatttctAGCTCTGTATTATGCAATAGTCTTCACTCTGAATATTCCTATTTCAGAACAATATTAGAGATATCACAGATTCCCTGATTGATCAGTGCCAGGAGAAGAAAGTGGATGAAAATGCCAATATTCAGATTTCAAGTCAGAAAATTGTTAACCTCGTCAATGACGTTTTTGGGGCTGGTAAGTAATTTGAGATTTCTTTGAGCAGATATTAAGTACAACAACTTCTAAATTTGCTCTAGAAACATCAAGGTCTCATGTCTTATGTGCTTTGGGAAAAACCCACTTCTCACTCCCTTGTATGTCAAGTCAGTGTCTGCTAGCTACATGTATAATCCATAGACATTCCAAAGAGACATCCACATAAAGCTTAATAAACCTAATTCTATGCTATAGATGGACATGTGAAATTTCCCATGTATTGAGTTGCATACTTATATAGAGTACATCAAACACTACATAAATGAGCTAAGTCAAAAGACTATTTCTGTTAGCTTGAGGTACATTTCATTTCATTGCAAAGGATTGTAAGAACAAGGAATTGCTTTCATACAATGGTTATGGAAACTGGAAGCATAGTTAAGCTGAAAAAGAAATGGAATAAAATTCCTTATGGGGAAGAATATTGGTCAAGGTAGCAATTTGCCTATTAAATGAATTTCTGCCTCTGTTGCAATGCACCATTTTAAGTTCTTTTCCCATTTTTCAAAGGATTATGTACTAGAATAGTTTGTGGGAATGATTCAATATCTCATTCATTTAATGATGTATAAGGTTTGAGTGAATAGTGAGTATAAGCTTTCTTCTTACAATAGCATCAAGATACTATggtgaaagggaaggggggagttGGGTAAAAGTAAATTGAATCCATGCAGTATTCAGGCAGTTCACAAATCTAGCATAGCAAATGTAGCAGTTCATAAGCGGTTCACTATTTGACCTCTTGAGAAGTTGCAAGTCAGAAGAAAACTATGTTGGAATTGTCAGCATCTTCTGTTTGGCTTGAAATGTTCATAGACTCATACGTTGTATGACATCTTTGCTTTGAGCTGTTACATAAGCAATATGGAGGACTAGTCATGTAGTGAAGAACTAAAcggtaaaaattaaaaagcatgggataagctcaGAAGATCCTTAGACATGAAGATGTAAGCTAAAGCCTGAGAGAGTAGGCTCACTGGTAATAGGTCAGACATTGGCAGAATAGTTGGGCCTTGTGGTGCCGAACTGCAGTTTTCTGTTTCAGTGAATGTTCCCTTTTACTATAGTGTAAATCCTTCTGCAAATGTTTGCTTCATTTTAGAGTTTCTGTAGTTTGTTTCTCACTAAACCCACAGTGCAGCTTTTCCCATGTTCTCTTGGGGTTTGCAAGTTTATTCATAAGTATATTCTGAAATATCAAAATGGTAATGTGGAAGGAAACCTCCTTCATGGAAGCTTATGCTAAAGGTTTATCCTTTTGTGTGACACTCTAGGGTTTGATACCATCACAACGGCCCTGTCCTGGAGCCTCGTGTACTTGGTGACTCTCAAAGATATACAGCAGAAGATTCATGAAGAACTGGGTATGTGATTCAATTTTGTCCCTCTTTTCTATTGAAAACTAAGcagaactgtttaaaagacacCATTCTTTAGGGGTGGTTCCTGCGAGTTTTCATTCACTTTACCAGGGCTTAAACTTGTGGGGGGGAACAGGGTGGAATGCGGTTCCAGCACTTCTTTTCAagtttaagaggcagagcagcaggggtgttctgctccagcccttccccttcaGCGAGCCTGCATGGAAGAGACGAGGAGCCGAGTCTGGAGCTCACAGAACAACTACTTTGGTTTCTACTCCagtcccccccgtccccccctcacttctcctcctgtattgcagggaacagaaggggaagggatgaGACTGAAGCAGCAACTGCAGAGCAAAAAGAAGTTTGAATTAggacaagtttgaaagttgtgagcagtaatgccaattgTTAAGGCTACAACGCTGGTCTTAATGAATGCATTATTACTCACAACTTTCAGActtctgctaattcaaccccttttttagGCTGTTGCAATATCCGTGCGGGAAAAATGGGTGCTCATGCTTGAGCGCTCGCTTTCCTAACGCACACCcaaccacctctcccgggtgcatGTTGTAGTAGGCTAATGAGCCGCTGCATTAAAAAGGTGGTGCTAGGAGAAATTGGGCGTatctagcacctcctcagcatcgggcgcccagaactggctgtgtgtgggttaggaaaatagactcttgtaaattgagcgcccattttctgaACCTAACCTCcagcaggactttttttttttttcacattgctgctttctgtggttcctcaaacttaatatcaccactatattaagtctgaggaaccacagaaaagaactattttctgctttttttgttaaacatttggggctcctcaagccttaatggtgtgtgtgtctgtgtatgttcATACCAGGCCCTGGCCTGACCCATCTCATCCCCTCCACAGTTCCACGTCCTGTccgtctacaaattaagccctgcactTTACTGTTTTTCAACAATAGTATTACAATAGCAACTAGTAACTCTTGGGTACGATATTCCCTACAGCAGTGCTGAAAGTAAAAATTACACATGCAGTATCCATAACAAGAGGAAAGTACAACCTGTCCCTCTGCACAGGAAGAGAAGACAttctgttttttattattatttaaaagcttttctataccgctattcgtgggtacatcatatctgtttacagagAACTTAATGTAACACATAGAACTGGGATGTAAAGGGGTGGAACAAAATAACGAGGTATAATGTACATGATAACAAGAGATAATATATAATatacaggagagaaggagaggtttTTAATGCTCAACCATGGGGTTGATTCACAAATGGCCCATCCCATTTTCCTATGGAaaagtaaaactaaaaaaaacaaaacacaagaccACACTTTgtaaattaaacaaataacacattTACAGCTCTAAATTGAAAACTGCATTTTAATCCAAATTTTGAAGATATGTAAGTGGGGCGGCTCTTGTCATTCACAATAATGTGCTGCTAATTTCTTCCCAAGGGCTCGCACCAGCTGTTTTATTCGGGGGTTTTGGCAAATTCAACTAGGGATTCTCAATTCTCTTCAGCacagaaatggaaataaaaaaaggggggcaGGTCTCAACAGCAGATGTTTAGGAAGCACCAAGTCTTATAACGACAAGTTACTATATGTAAACAATTTTCTGGCTGCTTGTGTAAAGTTTAAATCATATCCACTCCGTTAACTGGTTAAACATTACTTGTGAGTTTTGTTCATtcagggcaagagcctgtggcTTATACATTTTGAGCACTCTTTATTTGATACCTGTTGGTATTGATCTTGTGGCTTAAACATCCATGTTGGTTCTTCACTGAACTCATTGGACAGGTCAGCTGAATAGTCTCACCCTGAAGTACATGAGATGTGAACTCAACATCAGGCAGCACTTTCTGATGTACAGAACAGGGTTTCCCCACACTGTGGGTCAGGAACCCAAATGGTCACAAAGCCTTCAGCTGGGGTCATAAGTACTTCAGATAGCAGTGCTCT from Rhinatrema bivittatum chromosome 13, aRhiBiv1.1, whole genome shotgun sequence harbors:
- the LOC115074720 gene encoding cytochrome P450 1A5, which encodes MPSFVLSALESKISISATEILIASLVFSLLFLIVRLFKEKIPKGLKKIPGPWPFPVIGNMLELGKNPHLSLTKMSQTYGDVMQIQIGTRPVLVLSGLDTLKQALIKQGEDFLGRPHLHTFSLIGDGQTLTFSSDSGEIWKIRRSFVQNALRTFSTSPCATSTCSCLIEEHICKEAEYLVTKFLKLMEERGSFDPFRYLVVSVANVVSAMCYGRRYSHDDQELLSLVNLTNEFGKAAGSGNLVDFIPMLRYLPSQTMKAFVDVNKRFQVFVQKIVNEHYKSFDKNNIRDITDSLIDQCQEKKVDENANIQISSQKIVNLVNDVFGAGFDTITTALSWSLVYLVTLKDIQQKIHEELDQVIGRERRPRLSDRPLLPYMEAFIMEMLRHSSFVPLTIPHCTTRATSLNGYHIPKGMCIFVNQWHVNHDEKLWKDPFTFNPERFLNADRNGLNKTEAEKVVTFGLGKRKCIGENIARLEMFLFLATLLQQLEFDMKDGEKLDMSAEYGLTLKHKRCELKVRQRFLTESVE